Genomic segment of Kibdelosporangium phytohabitans:
GTAGCCGGCCCCGGCCAGCCGCTTGGCCACGTCGTCAACAGAGTCGAACAACACCGGCATCCTCCAGAATGAGCGCTTGCTTAGGAGGTTAACCGGTCGGGCTCAGCTCTTGACCGACAAGAGCACCTGGCCCTTGTCATCCCTGACCTCGAGACGAGCGATGTCACCCGGCGCGAACGACGTGCCACCGCTGAGCTTGAGCGGCTCGTTGCGACCGCCCGGCGGCAGCGACCAGTTGGTCACGGTCTCCGTCTCACCGCGGTTCGACACGGCCACCAGCTCGCACTTTCGCGGCCCGATCGCGCCACGCAGTTCGATGGTCACCTGCGTACCCCAGTCCTGGGTCAGCATGGTGACGTTGGCGTCCATCTCGCCGCCGACACCGTTGAGGGTCTGCGGCTGCTCGGTCGACGGCGGCGGGTCCATCTTCAGGCCCACCGGCGGGCTGGCCACCACGGGCGCCGGATCGCCGCTGGTGGCGATGATCGTCACCACCGGCGCCGCGACGATCAGGAACGACGCGGCCGCGGCGGCGAACCACTGCCTGCGGCGGCGCTGCAGGCGCGACCTGGTGGCCTCTTCCAGCAGGGACGACAACACCTGCGGGCCGGGGACGGGCACGAGCAGCGCGGGCGCGTCGTGTTTGACCTTGTCCAACAGGTCGGGCACGTCCTGCAGCTCGACCAGGTCCAGCTGGCACTTGGGGCAGTCGAGCAGATGCTCCTCGAACGCCGTGTTGTCGGGTTCGTCGAGCGCGCCGAGAATGTACGCGGCTATGTCGACGTGCGCTGACGCGTGAACCATCCCCGACCTCACCCCCGATCGCGCAGCGCGCGCCTCAGTGCACGGACCGCGTGGTACAGCCTCGACTTGACGGTACCTGGCGGAACGCCCAGTGTCTCGGCCACGTCATTAACTGTGCGGTCCCGCAGGTACGTCTGCATGATCGCTTCGCGTTGCTCCTCCGACAACACCCGCAACGCGTCGTAGACAACCATCGCACTGAGAGTACGGTCCGATTCGTCTGGTACGCCCACGGAGTTCGCGTCCGGCTCCTCGACCTCCTGCGGCCGGGCCTTGCGACTGCGCCTGCCGTCGATGACGATGCGCCGGGCGACCGTGTACAGCCAGGCACGCAGCATGTCCGGGCTGCGGTCCAGCTTCTCGGCGTTGCGCCAAGCGCGGATCAGCGTTTCCTGGACCACGTCCTCGGCCCAGTGCCGGTCGTTGCCGGTCAGTTTGAGGGCGAACGCCATCAATGGAGTGCCGAAGTCCCGGTACAGCGCTGTCGCCAGGTCTTCCTCGGTGTGTCCATGACGACGCAGCTCGTCACCCAACAGGGCTCTTGCGGAATGGCTGTGGCGTCCCACGGTGACATCCTGGTGGGACAGCCGTTGCGCGTCCAGTGCCAAATCGTTGCGGAATTTTTGTTTGAACCACCCGGCGACCCGGGCCGTATCCATCGGTGAAGGCGTAAGTCAGGTGCACCGGCAGGGCGCACCAGAGGGTCAGCTGTGGCGGTCGATACTGTCCATAGTGGATCCTGCACGGCCTTTTCCAGCAACGTCGCTTTAGTCGTGGAGTCCGTCGCGGACACCCCGGAGAGACAAGGAAGGACGCCGTGAAACGATTCCTCGCGTCGTTGGTGCTCCTGGTGCCCACGCTGTTACTGGCAGGCCAATCCGTTGCGCTCGCACAGCCGGGATCACAGCCGCTGACCGAGATCGACTGCGAACTGCTCGTCAAGGTGAAGCTGGCGGGCCTGTGGGAGATGCCCGCGGGCGAGATGGCCCAGTCCCGCTCGGAGGACCCGAAGGTGCAGGAGGTCGGCCGCACCCTCAAGACCGACCACGCGATGCTCGACCAGGCAGTGGGCCAGGTCGCGGCGCCGTACGCGTGCCCCTTGCCCAACGAGCCCAACGACGCGCAGAAGAGCTGGCTCACGGAGATGGCCACGTCGACCGGGGCCCAGTTTGACTCCGTATGGGCGATGCGGTTGCGCTCCGCGCACGGGATGATCTTCCCGCTGATCGCCAAGGTCCGGGCAGCCACGACCGACACGGAGATCCGCAAGTTCGCCACGACGGCGAACACGGTCGTCATGAAGCACATGACGATCCTCGAGAGCACGAACAACGTCGACTACGCCAACCTGGCGGACGCGACCCCGCTGACGTTGTCATCGGATTCCGAGGGCACCGACATGGTCGTCGCGGTCACGTTGGTGCCGTTGATGGTCGCGCTGACGGTGTTCCTGCTGTGGCTGGCTTCCAGCCGCAACCGCCGTCGCAAGCAGCTGGCCGCGCCCGGCCGTGACGACGACGAGGACGACGACGACAGCGACCGCCGCGGTCGCGGCAACGGCGGCGGTGGCAAGCGGCCCAGGTTGTTCGTAGACAAGGAATTCGCACGGTGACGGACGCAGTGACTGACGTGGTGGTTCTCGCGGTCGGTGGCCCGTCGGACGACGGTCTGCGCGGAGTCGCGGCGGTGTCCGCACGCGCCGCCTACGCGCTGATGTGCTTGACGATCTGCTGGGGGATCCTCACGAAAACCGGCTGGGCACGAAGATTCGGCGAACGCAAGACCTTGCGCGCGGGGCATATGGTCCTCGCCACGCTGACGATCACGTTCGGCATCGTGCACGCGATGGGCTTCCTGTTCCTCGCCGAGGGCAAGTTCACGCTGGCCCAGATCACCCTGCCGCTGGGAGAGGGCGTTTTCTTCCGCTACGCGATCGCCATCATCGGGCTGGAACTGATGATCGCGATCTTCGTCACCGCCGGACTGTACCGCTGGACTTCCTACCGCCGCTGGCAGTGGGTACACCGAATGGCGTACGCGGCACTCGCTCTTCTGGTGGTGCACTCGATACTCGGCGCGATGGCCAACGGACACCTCGCGGTACTGTGGCTCGCCGGACTGACATTGCTCATCCCGACAGTGACTCTTTCGATCCTGCGGTTCGTTCCCACGCGGATGCTCGTCCAGATCGGTCTGGTTGAGGAGCAGGTATGAGAGGCCGTCGGCTTCGGGTCAAAGTGGACAACGACCGCTGCGAGCGGTACGCGATCTGCCAGATGGAGGCGCCGGACCTGTTTGAGCTGAGCCCCGACGGGCGGCTTTTCTACACGAAGAGACCGGAAGAGGATCAGGTCGAGCAGGCGGCCGCAGCCGCGCGCTGCTGCCCCATGCAGGCCATCAAGGTGGACAGGGTTTAGATGACCGACTTCGAACGCATCGTCATCGTCGGCGCGGGGGTGGCCGGCCTGAGAGCCGCGGAACGCCTGCGCGAACTCGACTACGACGGTGAGCTTGTGATCATCGGTGACGAGGCACGCTGGCCGTACCACCGGCCGTTGGTGTCAAAGGACTTGCTCGCCGGAAGCGACCGGCCCGCCGACCTCACCCTGCAGCGCCACATCGACACCGGCGCCCGCTGGCGACTGGGTACCCGGGCGGAACGGCTTGAAACACAGCGGAAAGTCGTGCACCTGCCCGGTGGCGAGGAGATCAAGTACGACGGCCTGATCATCGCGACGGGCGTCGAACCGCGACACCTCAAAGGAGTGCCGCGGCACAGCCCGCGCGTGCACACACTGCGCACAGTGGACGAAGCGCTGGCGGTCAAGAAAGTCATCGCCCGCAGCGACTTGCCGATCGTGGTCCTCGGCACGGGGTACATCGGCTGCGACGTCGCCGCGAGCGCCCGCAAGATGGGCCGTGACGTGACGATGGTCGGCCGCTCCCGCTTCCCGCTGCGCAACCTGGGCAACGACGTGGCCGCCGCGGTGGAGAAACTGCACCGCAAGCACCGGGCGCGGATGGCGATGGGCACCGACATCCGCAACTGGATCTGTGCCGACGACTCCGTGGCGATGCACACCACCGACGGCCAGCTTCTCGTTGCCGGCGCGGTGATCATGGCCGTCGGGTCGATCCCGTCGGTGGAGTGGATGCGCGGTTCCGGTCTCGTGCTCGAGGACGGCGTGCTGTGCGAGTCCACGCTGTTCGCCGCGGGCGCGCAGGACGTCGTCGTCGCGGGTGACTGCGGCCGGTGGCCGAACCTGCGGTTCGACGACACGCCCCGCCGCGTCGAGCACTGGATCAACGCTGTCGAGATGGGACGGCACGCGGCCGAGAACTTGTTGATGGGCAGGGAAAAAGCCGCACCGTTCATGCCGATCCCGCGAGTGTGGTCCGGCCAGTACGGTGTGCGCCTGCAGATCTCGGGCATCCCGTCGCTCGGCACCGACACCGTGCACCTGGCCGACGGCCCCGCCGGGACGCCGGGCATCACCGGGTACGTGCGCAACGGCAAGCTGGTCGGCGTGTGCGGCTGGGACGCGCCGCGCGCGATGATCAAGTGGACCGAGAAGCTGCGCGAGGAACTGCCCGTTCCCACCGAGACCAAGCCGCGCCGCCCGGTCGCGCCGAAGCCGGTCAAGTCCCCGATGCCCGCACCGGCTACCGAACCCGTGGCCGCGCAGGACGTGACCGTGGCGCAGTCGGTCCGGCCGCCGATGCCGCCCGCCCGGCAGAACACGCTTGCCGAGATGCCGACGCAGGTCCCCGGCGCGCAGCCGCCGATCCCGGCGATGGCCGCGGCCGGCGCGGCGCAGTTGTCGGCACAGATGTCGGCGCCCGCGATGCAGCCGGTTGCCCGTCCGCCGGCGCAGCCGCGCAACGGCAGGCCGCCGATGACGGGTCGCGACATGCCACCGGTGCCACCGCCTCCGCACAGGCAGCCGGCGGTGCCGCCGGTCGCGTCGCGGCGGCCGATGCCCGCGATGCCGCGTGCCACCGAACGGCCCGCGCCAATGCCCGCCGCACCGATGTCCTCCGGGCAGATGCCAGCTGCCGCGATGTCTTCCGGGCAGATGCCGTCGGGCCGGGTGGCGCCGCCGACCGGCAGGCACTCGGCGCCACCGCCGTCCATGCGTGACGTGCGGCCGGTGGAACAGCCGTCGGGCAGGCACGCCAAGCCGGACCCGCGGGACATGCCGTTGTTCGGCCTCGATCCCGGCCCGTTGACCGAGCCGGTGCCTCCGGTGCGGTCGGAGCCGTTCCTGCCGCCGACGTCGGCGATTCCGAACCTGACGGCACCGAACCTGTCGATGTCGAACATGTCCGTCCCGAACATCGAGGTGCCGGACACCCCGGCGGCGGCCATGCGCCCGGCGCCGCCGCCGTCCCGGCAGCGCCGGACCGGGCGGCCGGAACGCGACCGCAAACCGCTTCCGCCCGTGCCGCCGATGCAGGGCAACCAGCACCCGTCGTTCCCGAACATGCAGCCGGTGCCCCGTCCGGGCAGCGAGCCGTTGATGGAGCATCCGTCGTTCCCGTCGATGCGCCCGGTCCAACGGCCGCCGATGCCGTTGATGGAACACCCGTCGTTCCCGTCGATGCAGCCGGTCGCGCGCCCCGGCATGGAACACCCGTCGTTCCCGTCGATGCACCCCGTTGCGCGGCCCGGCGCAGAAGACAGCCGCTTCCCATCAGGCGGAGCGGTCCGAGGGTTCGGCTAGAGACACGGCTAGCCGAACACACCGCGGCGGCCGGGCCCTCGGCCGTCGCGGTGCCGCCCCCTCGTGCACGAGCAACCCGACCGCTCGCCCACGAGGGGGCTTTTAAGCTGCGCTCAATTAAGCGTGGCTGCACAAGCCATCGCGGTCAGTCGAACAGGCCACGCCGATACGCCTCGCCGACAGCGGCGGCCCGGTCACGCACGTCGAGCTTGGCGTAGATGTGCAGCAGGTGGGTCTTGATGCTGGCCTCGCTGATGAACAACTTCGACGCGGCTTCCCGGTTGGTGGCGCCTTCCGCGACCAGCTTCAGCACGTCCAGCTCCCGCGGGCTGAGCGTGCCGCGTTGTGGCTTACGCACCTGGCCGATCAGCCGGTTGGCCACTGACGGCGACAACACCGACTGGCCCCGGTGGGCCGCGCGCACCGCTTTGAGCAGCTCCTCGGTGGACGCGTCTTTGAGCAGGTAACCCGTGGCGCCCGCTTCGATCGCGGGCAGCACGTCGCTGTCGGTGTCGAACGTGGTGAGCACGAGGACGCGGGTGTCCGGCGCGGTTTCCCGGAGCCTGCGGATGGCACGCACCCCGTCCAGCTCAGGCATCCGCAGGTCCATCAGGACCACGTCGGCGCCGTGCTGGGCCACCATCTCGACAGCCTGCCGCCCGTCGCCCGCTTCGCCGATCACCTCGATGTCCGGCTCGCCGGTGAACGTGGCACGCAGCCCGTCCCGGACAACCGGGTGGTCGTCGACGATCAGCAACCGGATCACACCGTCACCCCTGGCGACTCGGCCCGGATGGCGGGGACGCTCGCGCCGATCGCGGTTCCCTCACCGGGCCTGCTCTCGATCTCCAGCGTGCCACCCACCCCGAGCAATCGCTGACGCATAGTGCCAAGACCGTACCCGCTGTCGCCGGCCGGACCGGCCGTGCCCGGCTCGAACCCGACGCCGTCGTCGCGGATGTCCAGCAGGACCACGTCCTCCAGATAGGACAGTGTGATTCCCGCCCGCGTGGCTTTCGCGTGCTTGGCGACGTTGGCCAACGCCTCCTGCGCGACCCGGAACAGCGCCACCTCGATACCCGTGATCATCGGCTCCGGCGTGCCGGTCGTCTCGGCGTGCACCGGCACGCCGGAGGCCTGGCTCCACACGTGCGCCATCTCGGCGATCGCGTCCGGCAGCCGGGAGGATTCCAGCGGCGCGGGCCGCAACGCCTGCACCGACCGGCGCGCCTCGGACAGGCCGCGCTCGGCGAGCATCCGCACCTGGTCCATGTGGTGCTGCCATTGCTCCGGGTGCTCACGCACGCGGTTGGCCGCGTGCAGCTGCCGGATCAACGCGGCGAGTTCCTGGGCGAGCGTGTCGTGTATCTCGCGGGCCATCCGCTGGCGCTCGTCGAGCACGCCGGCCTCACGAGCCTGCACCAGCAGCTGGGCGTGCAGGCCCGCGTTCTCCTCCATCGCGGTGGCCAGCCGCTGGTTGGTCTCGGTGAGCTGGCTGATCGCGCGCTTG
This window contains:
- a CDS encoding sigma-70 family RNA polymerase sigma factor; this encodes MLGDELRRHGHTEEDLATALYRDFGTPLMAFALKLTGNDRHWAEDVVQETLIRAWRNAEKLDRSPDMLRAWLYTVARRIVIDGRRSRKARPQEVEEPDANSVGVPDESDRTLSAMVVYDALRVLSEEQREAIMQTYLRDRTVNDVAETLGVPPGTVKSRLYHAVRALRRALRDRG
- a CDS encoding ferredoxin → MRGRRLRVKVDNDRCERYAICQMEAPDLFELSPDGRLFYTKRPEEDQVEQAAAAARCCPMQAIKVDRV
- a CDS encoding DUF4142 domain-containing protein, which produces MKRFLASLVLLVPTLLLAGQSVALAQPGSQPLTEIDCELLVKVKLAGLWEMPAGEMAQSRSEDPKVQEVGRTLKTDHAMLDQAVGQVAAPYACPLPNEPNDAQKSWLTEMATSTGAQFDSVWAMRLRSAHGMIFPLIAKVRAATTDTEIRKFATTANTVVMKHMTILESTNNVDYANLADATPLTLSSDSEGTDMVVAVTLVPLMVALTVFLLWLASSRNRRRKQLAAPGRDDDEDDDDSDRRGRGNGGGGKRPRLFVDKEFAR
- a CDS encoding response regulator encodes the protein MIRLLIVDDHPVVRDGLRATFTGEPDIEVIGEAGDGRQAVEMVAQHGADVVLMDLRMPELDGVRAIRRLRETAPDTRVLVLTTFDTDSDVLPAIEAGATGYLLKDASTEELLKAVRAAHRGQSVLSPSVANRLIGQVRKPQRGTLSPRELDVLKLVAEGATNREAASKLFISEASIKTHLLHIYAKLDVRDRAAAVGEAYRRGLFD
- a CDS encoding sensor histidine kinase; translation: MLQITEVEAAKARWIYTGIAYAALLAAITWSVVDDKAATQVPLTLALSGVMAVWIGLIARWWPIWPRDAVWAVVAYTGLVAMNTVLIATSDAFASFVWIGFPYAFAIFPARWAVFAVTANAISTFAVQTDWLRSSSPLVVILAVAGPVIFAGWVAGLESERRKRAISQLTETNQRLATAMEENAGLHAQLLVQAREAGVLDERQRMAREIHDTLAQELAALIRQLHAANRVREHPEQWQHHMDQVRMLAERGLSEARRSVQALRPAPLESSRLPDAIAEMAHVWSQASGVPVHAETTGTPEPMITGIEVALFRVAQEALANVAKHAKATRAGITLSYLEDVVLLDIRDDGVGFEPGTAGPAGDSGYGLGTMRQRLLGVGGTLEIESRPGEGTAIGASVPAIRAESPGVTV
- a CDS encoding NAD(P)/FAD-dependent oxidoreductase codes for the protein MTDFERIVIVGAGVAGLRAAERLRELDYDGELVIIGDEARWPYHRPLVSKDLLAGSDRPADLTLQRHIDTGARWRLGTRAERLETQRKVVHLPGGEEIKYDGLIIATGVEPRHLKGVPRHSPRVHTLRTVDEALAVKKVIARSDLPIVVLGTGYIGCDVAASARKMGRDVTMVGRSRFPLRNLGNDVAAAVEKLHRKHRARMAMGTDIRNWICADDSVAMHTTDGQLLVAGAVIMAVGSIPSVEWMRGSGLVLEDGVLCESTLFAAGAQDVVVAGDCGRWPNLRFDDTPRRVEHWINAVEMGRHAAENLLMGREKAAPFMPIPRVWSGQYGVRLQISGIPSLGTDTVHLADGPAGTPGITGYVRNGKLVGVCGWDAPRAMIKWTEKLREELPVPTETKPRRPVAPKPVKSPMPAPATEPVAAQDVTVAQSVRPPMPPARQNTLAEMPTQVPGAQPPIPAMAAAGAAQLSAQMSAPAMQPVARPPAQPRNGRPPMTGRDMPPVPPPPHRQPAVPPVASRRPMPAMPRATERPAPMPAAPMSSGQMPAAAMSSGQMPSGRVAPPTGRHSAPPPSMRDVRPVEQPSGRHAKPDPRDMPLFGLDPGPLTEPVPPVRSEPFLPPTSAIPNLTAPNLSMSNMSVPNIEVPDTPAAAMRPAPPPSRQRRTGRPERDRKPLPPVPPMQGNQHPSFPNMQPVPRPGSEPLMEHPSFPSMRPVQRPPMPLMEHPSFPSMQPVARPGMEHPSFPSMHPVARPGAEDSRFPSGGAVRGFG
- a CDS encoding ferric reductase-like transmembrane domain-containing protein, coding for MTDAVTDVVVLAVGGPSDDGLRGVAAVSARAAYALMCLTICWGILTKTGWARRFGERKTLRAGHMVLATLTITFGIVHAMGFLFLAEGKFTLAQITLPLGEGVFFRYAIAIIGLELMIAIFVTAGLYRWTSYRRWQWVHRMAYAALALLVVHSILGAMANGHLAVLWLAGLTLLIPTVTLSILRFVPTRMLVQIGLVEEQV
- a CDS encoding anti-sigma factor family protein, yielding MVHASAHVDIAAYILGALDEPDNTAFEEHLLDCPKCQLDLVELQDVPDLLDKVKHDAPALLVPVPGPQVLSSLLEEATRSRLQRRRRQWFAAAAASFLIVAAPVVTIIATSGDPAPVVASPPVGLKMDPPPSTEQPQTLNGVGGEMDANVTMLTQDWGTQVTIELRGAIGPRKCELVAVSNRGETETVTNWSLPPGGRNEPLKLSGGTSFAPGDIARLEVRDDKGQVLLSVKS